Genomic segment of Terriglobales bacterium:
CGTTACCTGGGGGAGACGGCGTACCTGCTGGGCAAATCGAATCAGGAGTTCATGCAGTTTGGGCGTACGCGGAACATCGGCGATTTCTGTATGACGGTTCTGGCACTGAGGTTTGCGTCGCGCTGCAATGGAGTCAGCCGTCTTCACGGGGAAGTCAGCCGTCGGATGTGGCAATGGATGTGGCCCGGGGTGCCGCTGGAGGAAGTTCCTATCGGCCACGTAACCAACGGCGTCCATTTCCGCAGCTGGATTTCGCTCGAGATGAACCAGCTTTACGACCGCTACCTCGGCCCGAGTTGGCGGGAAGAACCGGCCAATTCCGAGTTATGGAGCCGTGCTCATAACATCCCGGCCGAAGAACTATGGAGAACCCATCAGCGACGCCGTGAGCGCCTGGTGGGGTGGGCGCGTGATCGAGTGCGGAATCAACGCATCCGCCGGGGTGCTCCACAGATGGAGATCGAAGCTGCCGACGAAATCCTCGACCCCGATGCACTGACCATCGGCTTTGCCCGCCGCTTCGCTACCTACAAACGTGCCACTCTCGTGCTCCGCGACCTTCCGCGCCTCCGGCGTATGCTCAGTGATACTGCCCGTCCGCTGCAGTTCATATTTTCCGGGAAAGCGCATCCTCGCGACGATGCCGGCAAGGAGTTCATCCGGCAAATCACGCAATTCAGCCGCGATCCGGAACTTGGACGCCATGTCGTATTCCTCGAAGACTACGACATGGCTGTCGCTCGATACCTGGTCCAGGGGGTGGATGTGTGGTTGAACAATCCGCTTCGTCCCAATGAAGCCAGCGGTACCAGCGGTATGAAGGCGGCTGCCAACGGCGTCCTGAACCTCAGCACCCTGGACGGCTGGTGGGACGAAGTGTGGCGCGACGCCGAACAACCGACCGAGATCGGCTGGAGCATCGGGAATGGCGAGTCCTATAACGACCAGAACTATCAGGACCAGGTAGAAGCCGAAGCGCTCTACGACATCCTGGAGCATGAACTCATTCCCATGTTCTACGACCGGGGTGCCGATCGCACGCCGCGCAGGTGGGTAAACCGCATGAAGACGTCAATCGCGGGGCTTTGCGGTTTTGTGAATACGCACCGCATGGTTAGCGACTACATCTGCGAGTACTACGAGAAGGCGCATGAGCAGTTCCGAAATCTTGAGGCTGACCAGGCCGCACGAGCGCGACAACTCGCGAAGTACCTGGACCGCGTGCAGCAGGAATGGCCCCACGTCTCGGTCCAGCACATTGAAGAAGCGCCCTTAGCCCTGGCTGTGTCCTCGCAGATACCCGTTCGCGCGGAGGTCAACCTTGGAGCGCTAACGCCCGAGGATGTAGTCGTGGAACTCTACTTGGGACGCGTTGACACCAGCGGTGAAATCGTCGATGCGCGGGCAGTCGTAATGGAGTCAAACGGTAAGGGGACGAATGGATTGTACGGGTTCTCAGCAAGAACGGAACTGACTCGCAGCGGACGCCACGGCTTCACGGTTCGCGTACGGCCAAATCATCCTGATCTCGCCTCGCTCAACCATGTGCCTGGACTGATCTGTTGGGCGGACGCACAGAACAGCGCATCGATGAAGGCGAAGGTCTGAAGAACAATCTGGCGGAAGCGTGTGCGAGTCGAACACACCGTAGACATCGCGAAGATGCCCACCGCCGGTTTTGAAGACCGGGAGGATCACCGGACCCCATGCGCTTCCGCGTGAGGTCATTGTAGCGTGTCAGGTGTGGAGTCTTAAGCGACGTCCGCGTTTTCCTCGTCCGGAACCGGCATGCCTGTCTGGATCGTCACCAGTCCAAGGTGCTTCACTGCAGCGTCTGCGCGTTCCCAGCGGTCGGGGACCGCATCTCTCCGGCGCAGCTTGTTCATGAATTTTCCGACACGCATGGAGCCCCGCATGAAGTGACCGGCCTTCAGTGGACCCTTGATCCTGTAATCTTGCAGGCAATGCATGGCGATACTGATTGCGCATCCGCACTGGGAGCAATCCGGTGTGCCACCGAAGATGCAAGGTTCCACACGCGTTTTCAGATCCGCCGAATAGTTTGCTGACATGGTTGCGAACGTACATTGCTCGGGATTTACCGGCGGATTCGTGAACGCTTCTCCCGTCTTACCGAACATCAGCAACTTCGGATATCGTTTTCTCCACTCGGGGAGCTTTGCAACGAGTCGCGCCTTTGCTTCGGGAGTCAGCATTTCCGGAGATTGTTCTCCCACCTGGGGCGTATAGAGGCTGAGCCAGATGGATCGCGATTCCGGACGTCCATTCCAGAACTCGAAGTATTCGTCGAGGTAGTCGTCGCGCTCCATCATCGGCTGTGTCACGGTCAGGTGCACGTTTACGCGGCAATTCTTTATGTTCTTCAGGATGCGTTCGTAGGTGGCAGGCTTACGACGGATGTCGTGATGCTCTGGCAGTCCATCTACGGAGATAGTTACGCGGATCTTTTCGTTCGCCGTCCATTCCGGCGGAATCGGGATCACTGCGCTGGTGACCACCATCGGCCAAACGCCCAGTGCCACCAGCCGCGGAAGGATGCGGCTCAACTCGCGATGCCGGATCATCGGCTCACCGCCGACCAGGGAAACATGCAGTGGCCGGTGTTTCTTTACCAGTCCGACGACACCTTCCACCAGATCATCCCCGCGATAATCCGCCAGTTCTCGCAGCACAACGCCTCCGCCGAGATGCGTGTCGTTGTATGCATAGCAACCGGGACAACTCAGCGGGCACTCACGGGTGATTTCGATCGACAGCATGGGCATGCTGCCCGTCAAGATCCGGCCCCATGCGGAGATAACGTCCTTACTCTTCATGGATACCTTTAGATGCGCCCCGGGTATGAACGCTCTTGTATTTCAGTGGGGCGAATGACGAGGCGGCGCGACGAGCCGGTCAAAGGGCACATGAAATGGTTCATGTGCCCGCAAACATCATACACGTTAGCGCTTTGCGGCGTCTGCCAGTTCGCGCTTGCTCAGATACCAGTCTGTAATATCCAGGCCCGGAGTCTTCACGCGAGCTTCGGCATCAGCTTGGGTCGGCGGAGGCGGTACTACGACTTTGTCTCCCGGACGCCAGTTCGCGGGCGTAGCGCATGCGTTTGCATCTGCCGTCTGGAGCGCTTCGAAGATGCGGATGAGTTCGTCAACATTGCGGCCAAGGGACATCGGGTAGTACAGAATGGCACGGATCATCCCTTTTGGATCAATTACAAAAACTGCACGGACCGTAGCGGTATCGCTTACGGCCTCATGCACCATGCCGTAGGAGCGTGCAACCTTCTGGTCGAGATCGGCGATGACCGGGAAGGGAATCTTCACTCCCACCTTTTCCTCAATGTTTCGCACCCAGGCGATATGTGAGTAGACGCTGTCAATGGAGTTGCCGATCAACTGCACGTTCCGTTTCTCGAAATCGGGATAACGCCGCGCGAATTCCACGAACTCGGTTGTGCATACCGGTGTGAAATCCGCCGGATGCGAAAACAACATCACCCATTTGCCTTTCGACGTGTAGTCGCTCAGATGAATGATTCCGTGTGTCGACTTTGCCTCGAACTCCGGAGCCGGTTCATTGATGCGAGGCATTCTGGAGATAGTTCCAGTAGCAGTCGCTGTGCTCATCTTCCTCTCCTGGTTTGTTATGTGGGTGAAAGGGCCAAAGTACAACGTTTGACGTCGGAACGCTGGCGAACAGAGAAACCGCCGATTAGGATACGCTCAGCGGTTAAGCGCGTCAAAAGCGCCCGTGCAGCCCGAATCACCGGAGATGCCATGCCAAGACTGCCATTTATTACTGTCGACGTATTTACCTCTACGCCTTTGCAGGGGAACCAACTGGCGGTGTTCACCGATGGATCGGGGCTTTCGGCGGAACAAATGCAGTCCATCGCGCGCGAAACGAACCTTTCCGAAACCACCTTTGTCATTCCGCGCACCTTTGAAGAAGTGAAGCAGAGCGGCTATCGCGTCCGTATCTTCACTGTGTATGAAGAACTCCCTTTCGCCGGCCATCCCACTTTGGGAACAGCCTGGGTGCTGCGTGGCATCGGTGGCGCCGACGAGATTGTCCTTGATTTGAACATCGGGAAGATTCCCGTGCGCTTCAGTACGGAAAATGGGCAGCCATTTGGGGAAATGCGGCAGACGGATCCAGTGTTTGGAAAGGTCCATTCGCGCGAAGATATCGCACGCATAGCCGGCCTAAACATCGGCGATATTTCCGACGATGTGCCGATCCACACAGTTTCCACAGGAGTCCCTTTCGTGATTGTTCCGATTGCGAAGTTATCTACCCTGCAGACGTTGAGCTTTGCTTACAGCGACGCAGTCGAATATCTGGCGAAGAGCGACGGCAAGTTCCTCTACTTCGTGTCGCGCGAAACCCTCGATCCACAGGCTCGTTTGCACGCGCGCATGATCTTCTACAACGGTGAGGATCCGGCCACCGGTTCTGCCGCAGGATGCACCGCTGGATGGATGGCAAAGCACGGCGTTGCGCGTTCCGACGAGCATGTGCTCATCGAACAGGGCATCGAGGCAAAGCGTCCGAGCAGAATTTTTGTCCGCGCGGAGAAGAAAGGTGATTCAGTGGTCAACGTGCGCGTTGGAGGGCAAGCTGTGGAAGTCGCGCGCGGCGAGCTGTTTTTCTAGCTTGGGCGGGCGTTTTCGTTGCGTCGATATTCACAACCCCTAGTGGATCATCAACGCAAATCTCAACGGCATAAATATTTCTTTGTTTGTTGTGTTGGCACTTGCCAGAAGGCCGCCAAACTCCTAGTATGCAGTTCGCTCTGATTGATTCGCCAATAGAGAAGACAAAAATATAAAGCGGTGCAGGACCAAATGCGGCCGCCGATTTGCCTACCAGCCATGGTTCCCGGCAACGGCCTACCGCCTGCGGCCTGTAAATCCGCAAGGGGACTAAATGAAGCCGAAGCGTACCATCCTGTGCGTCGACGACAACGAACAGTTACTCTCCATCAGAAAAGTGATGCTCGAAACCCGCGGGTACCGGGTTATTTCCTGCTGCACAGCGGAAGAGGCGCTTGAGCTGTTCAAGCGTGGTGGCATCGATCTCCTCCTTACCGATTTCGTCCTCCCCGGCATGGACGGCCAAAAACTTGTTCAGGAAGTGAAGAACCTCTCACCGCAGACACCTGCGATCCTGTTTTCCGGAAAGGTCAAGTTCTACGACCGCGACTGCCGTGCTGATCTCTTCCTGCCGAAGGGATCCTACGCTCCCATCGAACTGCTCGAGCGCATCCGGCTATTACTGGTTCGGAAGCGCGGCCCGAAACGGGCTGTCATCTCTCCCGCATTCATTGGTGCAGATCACCGTACAGCCGCCGCCAGTTAGTTCTCATACTTGCAATCACCACGCCCGGCGCGAGTGCCGGGCTTTTCTGTTTCCGGTCCCTCTGCTTATTTCCTCTAAGGTGAAACACTAAATTGCGCATTCGCGCCATCGATTCCGCGATGCCATTCTCCACCTTCTACCCTAAGGCCCGCGGTTAACTTTCCCCCCTGTTTTTCCACCTGTTTGAAGGCGCCTTTCTCTAGGTAAGTACTAAGCGAATCAGCGAGAGGTTTCGATTCAAGTCTCTGGATGACAATGCTTTGTATCGTTAGTGTTAGGTATCTCGTTTGTCCGCCTTAGATTTTGAGAGATTTCTAAGGCCCTAGCCCGGGTTTACCTAGGGCTCTATACCGCATGTAAATACAAGAGTCTGCCGATACTTTGTGAGTTGATGAACCCGCACTCTTGCCTTCGTTACACAACACTCGGAGGTCGGTTTTGAAAATCGCGATTCGCTTGGCTACGGTTCTCCTCGCGCTTTCGGCAGCCAGTTTTGCTGGAGTCACGATTAATTCCCCCGCAAATGGCGCGACGTCGAATTCGCCCGTTCACGTTAGTGCCTCGGCAACACCCAACTACTCGAACACTTCCATCAAGGCAATGCAGGTCTATATTGATGGAGGGCTCGTCTACAGCCAGCCCGGCAGTGCAGTAAACGCGTACTTCAAAATGGGCCAGGGTTGGCACAGCGTAACTGTGAAAGCGTGGGACTCGGCAGGCAATAGCTTCATGTCATCCCGCTCGGTACAGGGATCAGGTTCCGGCATTTTTCTAAATTCTCC
This window contains:
- a CDS encoding peroxiredoxin, which produces MSTATATGTISRMPRINEPAPEFEAKSTHGIIHLSDYTSKGKWVMLFSHPADFTPVCTTEFVEFARRYPDFEKRNVQLIGNSIDSVYSHIAWVRNIEEKVGVKIPFPVIADLDQKVARSYGMVHEAVSDTATVRAVFVIDPKGMIRAILYYPMSLGRNVDELIRIFEALQTADANACATPANWRPGDKVVVPPPPTQADAEARVKTPGLDITDWYLSKRELADAAKR
- a CDS encoding PhzF family phenazine biosynthesis protein; protein product: MPRLPFITVDVFTSTPLQGNQLAVFTDGSGLSAEQMQSIARETNLSETTFVIPRTFEEVKQSGYRVRIFTVYEELPFAGHPTLGTAWVLRGIGGADEIVLDLNIGKIPVRFSTENGQPFGEMRQTDPVFGKVHSREDIARIAGLNIGDISDDVPIHTVSTGVPFVIVPIAKLSTLQTLSFAYSDAVEYLAKSDGKFLYFVSRETLDPQARLHARMIFYNGEDPATGSAAGCTAGWMAKHGVARSDEHVLIEQGIEAKRPSRIFVRAEKKGDSVVNVRVGGQAVEVARGELFF
- a CDS encoding response regulator, with the translated sequence MKPKRTILCVDDNEQLLSIRKVMLETRGYRVISCCTAEEALELFKRGGIDLLLTDFVLPGMDGQKLVQEVKNLSPQTPAILFSGKVKFYDRDCRADLFLPKGSYAPIELLERIRLLLVRKRGPKRAVISPAFIGADHRTAAAS
- a CDS encoding radical SAM protein, with protein sequence MKSKDVISAWGRILTGSMPMLSIEITRECPLSCPGCYAYNDTHLGGGVVLRELADYRGDDLVEGVVGLVKKHRPLHVSLVGGEPMIRHRELSRILPRLVALGVWPMVVTSAVIPIPPEWTANEKIRVTISVDGLPEHHDIRRKPATYERILKNIKNCRVNVHLTVTQPMMERDDYLDEYFEFWNGRPESRSIWLSLYTPQVGEQSPEMLTPEAKARLVAKLPEWRKRYPKLLMFGKTGEAFTNPPVNPEQCTFATMSANYSADLKTRVEPCIFGGTPDCSQCGCAISIAMHCLQDYRIKGPLKAGHFMRGSMRVGKFMNKLRRRDAVPDRWERADAAVKHLGLVTIQTGMPVPDEENADVA
- the glgP gene encoding alpha-glucan family phosphorylase — encoded protein: MKPVQTFSVVPNLPPNIEALRELAYNLRWCWSHESVELFRRLDGDLWETTGHNPVRMLGCIEQERLESASKDDAFLAHLERVSNRLHGYLGGESTWFQKHCGKKEMPVVAYFSAEFGLTECLSIFAGGLGILAGDHLKSASDLGLSLVGVGLLYQQGYFKQYLNQSGWQQEAYEDNDFENLPLNVAYGADGKPVVIEVKLAGRPVYAQVWRVQVGRVPLYLLDSNIPQNAQSADRDITDQLYGGDKEMRIRQEMLLGIGGYRALQALGIQPTVYHMNEGHSAFLALEHTLSLMHKHGLNFAEARELASASLVFTTHTPVEAGHDYFPPDLTERYLGETAYLLGKSNQEFMQFGRTRNIGDFCMTVLALRFASRCNGVSRLHGEVSRRMWQWMWPGVPLEEVPIGHVTNGVHFRSWISLEMNQLYDRYLGPSWREEPANSELWSRAHNIPAEELWRTHQRRRERLVGWARDRVRNQRIRRGAPQMEIEAADEILDPDALTIGFARRFATYKRATLVLRDLPRLRRMLSDTARPLQFIFSGKAHPRDDAGKEFIRQITQFSRDPELGRHVVFLEDYDMAVARYLVQGVDVWLNNPLRPNEASGTSGMKAAANGVLNLSTLDGWWDEVWRDAEQPTEIGWSIGNGESYNDQNYQDQVEAEALYDILEHELIPMFYDRGADRTPRRWVNRMKTSIAGLCGFVNTHRMVSDYICEYYEKAHEQFRNLEADQAARARQLAKYLDRVQQEWPHVSVQHIEEAPLALAVSSQIPVRAEVNLGALTPEDVVVELYLGRVDTSGEIVDARAVVMESNGKGTNGLYGFSARTELTRSGRHGFTVRVRPNHPDLASLNHVPGLICWADAQNSASMKAKV